TCACCTTCCACCTTATAATCGCTCTGGATTACGCCGCTGATCTTATTGACTTCTTCATCATTAAGATCACGAACGCGCGTGTCCGGATTGACACCGGCTTTTGTAAGCAATTCTTTGGCGCGCGTAGGGCCAATGCCGTAAATTGCCTGTAATCCTGCTTCAACGCGTTTATCACGCGGCAGTTCCACACCAACAATACGTGCCATGTAATTTAACTCCCGTATATAACATTGTATGGGCCATGCGCAATGGCTGAGCCCGGTTACCTAGTTTTTATGCTCGATTTTTGAACTGAATATTTAGTCGGCAACGTGACACCCAAGCAGGGCAGCGTTACTTTTGCCGGTAGACGATACGACCACGACTCAAATCATAAGGGGACATTTCTACTTTCACGGTATCTCCCGGCAGAATACGGATGTAGTGCATGCGCATCTTACCGCAAACGTGAGCAAGTATTCTATGGCCATTACTTAATTCGACACGAAACATGGCGTTAGGTAAAGTTTCAGTAACTTTGCCTTCTACTTCTATGGCCTCTTCTTTCATTTAAATACCATCACAATCCATTCATTTCTCAAAGAATTTTCAAAATGAATAATTCTTAATCTGTGCGAACGCCCCAAATGGGCCCGTCGCAATACGATAAAATTTCCGCGCCATCTTTTCGAACCACCACGGTGTGTTCAAAATGAGCGCTCGGTTGACCGTCTTTAGTAACCACGGTCCAATTATCCGGTTTAACACGAACCTGAAAGGTGCCGGCATTAACCATGGGTTCAATGGCGAGCACCATACCTTCTTCTAAACGTGGTCCGGGTTCGCCTGCATCAAAATTGAAGATCTGAGGATCTTCATGCATTTCAACACCAATACCATGACCAACGTAATTGCGAACCACGCTAAACCCGGCATCAACGGCGGTCTGTTCCACAATGATGCCAATATCATTCAAATAGTTTCCGGCTTTCGTTACCCGTATAGCACGGGATAGCGCCAGATCGGTAATGTCAAGTAAGCGGAGCCGCGTCTCATCAACAGAACCACAAGCGTGGGTCAGCGCCGCATCACCGTAATATCCTTTATAACAAGCGCCTATATCGACGCTAACCAATTGTCCGGCAGCAAGTTTGCGTTTGCTCGGAATACCGTGAACGACTTCTTCATCAATGGACACGCAAATCGATGCAGGATAGCCATGGTAGCCTTTAAAGGCGGGCGTGGCGCCCGCATCCAAGATCAGGTTTTCGACTGCACGATCAAGTTCTTCCGTCGTAATTCCGGGGGCAATCAGTTCTGCCACTTTTTTATGGGCTGCAGCAACGATCTGATTCGCTTGGCGTAAAAGGTCAATTTCTCTTTCCGACCGAATGCT
The Candidatus Hydrogenedentota bacterium genome window above contains:
- the map gene encoding type I methionyl aminopeptidase, which codes for MISIRSEREIDLLRQANQIVAAAHKKVAELIAPGITTEELDRAVENLILDAGATPAFKGYHGYPASICVSIDEEVVHGIPSKRKLAAGQLVSVDIGACYKGYYGDAALTHACGSVDETRLRLLDITDLALSRAIRVTKAGNYLNDIGIIVEQTAVDAGFSVVRNYVGHGIGVEMHEDPQIFNFDAGEPGPRLEEGMVLAIEPMVNAGTFQVRVKPDNWTVVTKDGQPSAHFEHTVVVRKDGAEILSYCDGPIWGVRTD
- the infA gene encoding translation initiation factor IF-1 is translated as MKEEAIEVEGKVTETLPNAMFRVELSNGHRILAHVCGKMRMHYIRILPGDTVKVEMSPYDLSRGRIVYRQK
- the rpsM gene encoding 30S ribosomal protein S13, translated to MARIVGVELPRDKRVEAGLQAIYGIGPTRAKELLTKAGVNPDTRVRDLNDEEVNKISGVIQSDYKVEGDLRRETNANIKRLMDIGSYRGMRHKRGLPVRGQRTNTNARTRKGPRRMAVVKKKS